Genomic segment of Alphaproteobacteria bacterium:
AGTGGGCTATCATATCATCAAGGTGCATAACCGGGTTGACGGCAAGCAACTGCCCTATGAGAGCGCCAAAAACTGGATCGCGCAAGAGCTTCACGATAAGAGCTGGAAAAAAGCATTTAACCAATATGTCCAGTTGCTGGTTGGCCGGTGCAAAATCAGCGGTTTCCGTCTTGAGGGCGCACAGAGTCCTCTTGTTCAATAATAAGAAGGCCGCTTGATCTGCATCAAGACCACCTGCCGCTATAGGAAGGCCATCGATGCCGGAAGATTGCCTGTCGTCAAAGGCTACGCCATGACCCCGATGGATATTGAAACGGGATGGGCGATCATGCAGCTTATGTGTTATTCTCGGCTGGACGTAAGCAAATGCTCCGTTGTACCGAGGGCGCGTGATAAGTTGAAAGAGCTGGAACGCGACGGCATCATTCGCATCAATGGCAGTATTATCGTGATTACGGAGATAGGGAAGCCTTTTACACGAGTCGTCGCTTCGTGTTTTGATCCGTATTTCCAGGCAGAAAACTACAAAAAGGAAAGCCGTCATGCCAAAGCCATCTAATTCCCTTTTCGCGGCACCTTTCTGGGGGCGCGGATTCCGGCCATTTTTCTTTCTTGGCTCACTTTTTAGCATTCTGAGCCTCAGCATTTGGGGAGCGTTTTATGCGGGCCTCGACATTGCGCCACCGACATTCTTTCTCGACCCCGTATCCTGGCACGCCCATGAAATGGTTTATGGATTCAGCATGGCGATTGTCGCGGGCTTTCTATTGACGGCTGTTGCGAACTGGACAGGCGGCGCTCCTGTGCGGCAGATGCACCTGATGTTTCTTTCCGTTCTGTGGATAGCGGGACGAGTTGTCATGGGCATTGATTTGGGGTTGCCGACATGGTGCATTGCCGCTGTTGAGGTGTCGTTTGTTCCGGTGCTGGCACTTTCTTTGGCGATCCCGCTTTTGCGGAGCTGGAACAAGAGAAACTTTGTCTTTCTGACGCTCTTGATGGTGCTTTTTGCCAGCGATGTATGGTTTTTCATGCGCGATGATATTGCCGCACTCCATGTGGCAATCATGATGATCCTGATGATGGTATCATTGATCGGCGGGCGCATTATCCCGGCATTTACCGTGGCGTCGCTACGCCGTCGTGGTATCGTGGCGTTTCAAACCGATCAGTCAAAGCTGGATATGCTGGCGCTGTTGTCGTTGCTGGCCATCACGCTCTGTCTGGTGTTCGCCAAGGAAACGCCCATCCTCGGCATCGCAGCTGCGTTCTCGTGCGTTATTCATGGCCTGCGGATGCGCCATTACCATACGCCCAAGGCTATGGAAGAACCGCTGCTGTGGATTCTTCACGCGGGTTATGCGTGGCTGGTGGTGGGGCTTGCTCTTCTGGCGCTTTCAGGTTTCGGTATCTTCGATATTAAGGCCGTTATCCACGCGCTGACGGCGGGCTGTATTGGCTCTATGATCTTGGGGATGATTTGCCGCGTGACATTGGGCCATACGGGGCGCGAGCTGAGGATCGGCAAGCTGACGGCCTCGTCGTTTTACGCTATTCAGCTTGCGGCAATCATGCGCGTTTTCGGCCCTATGTTTGCACCGGCTTATACTAGCGAGTGGATCATCTATTCAGCCGTATTGTGGACGCTTTGTTTTGCGGCCTATCTCGTGGTGTATGTCGGGATGCTTTTCAGTCCGCGCCCGGATGGGCAGGAAGCCTAACAGGGTGTTTCTTGCAGAAGCAGATCGCAGAAATCTGCAAGTTTAGCCATGTCGGAAATGATGATGTCGCGGTCTTTGACGGCAACGCCATATGGCTCTAGTTTCGCAAGCGCGCGAGAGAATGTCTCTGCCTTGATATTGAGGCGCGTGGAGATAATCGACTTGTCGTAGGGCAAATCCACCAGCCATCCGTCAGCGCCTTGTTTTTCCTTGCGGCAGAAGCGGATAAGAAACGCACCGATACGTTGGGGAGCGGTGCGGGTCGTTACTTGCTCCAGTTGTTGCACAAGATAGTGTTGTCGTGCAGCAATCGCGCCAAGCATACGCAGGGCGAAGCGACTGTCTTCCTCGATCTTCCGCACAAAGAAATTGCGGGGAACTTCGACAAGGACAACATCTTCTATTGCCTGCGCGTTGACCGGATATGTTTTGCTATCGTTAAAAACAGCCGCTTCAGCGAAGGATTCGCCGGGGCCGAAAACATGAATAATAACTTCGTCGCCGTCCCGCGAGGGACGGTAAAGTTTCACCCATCCTTGCAGGATGACAAAGAAAGATTCAGCCGCATCCCCCATAGCGAATATATCGCGCCCTTTAGTATGGCTTTTCTTGTGGCATTGAGCCGCAAGCTGTTCCAGCGTGTTCGTATCGATGCTGTGAAAGAGAGAGGTTTTCTTAAGGGTGCTTGTCAGGTTCATAGTGGGCTTCCGTGCTTTCACTCTTACATATGTAGCGCCGGATCAATCCCAAATAACCATAAATGTAAATGACGAAACGCTGTGTACAGTAAGAGTCCTCCGATCATACCTACGACATCCTGTTTTGTCAGGCGAAATTGTCTCGTCCAGAGCGCATGAGAGCAGAAAAGAAATGCCGAGGTGTTCTTTGTCAGAACTGTCCACTTGGCGTCGCCAAGGTCTTTCCTTCTTTTTCGGTCAATAAAGAAAATCCCTGCCAATGAAAAAAGGAGAAAAACAAAAAACATTAACGCCAGAGGAAACTCCCCGTTCACAATCAGGTGGGAAAACGACCACAGGGCGAATCCCCACAAAATAGGGTGTCGGGTCAAAGCTACGGTCAGCGCGGGCTTCTCGTGGTCGAAAGGAGCGTCTTTAGGGGCAATCGACAAAGGATTGCTGACAACGAAGCCGGACACCAGCAGGGCAAAGGCCAGCGGCATCAGGAGGGCTGGAAACCAGTACAGGGCATGGCTCCACGGCCAGAGATCGGTTCTGGGGGCCGCCTGTGCCGCTTTTACAAGCCACGACAGGAGGAGAATGCTCAAAACTGAATAGAGGACTAAATAGGTCTTCATTCCCAACCGCGCTACCAGCCAGGGCTTTATGGCTGTCCGCGAAATGAGGATGTGCGATCCAATAAACGCGCCAAGGGATACCCAAAAACCCAGCATTTCCAACCCTTTTCTGGCTTGATTCAGATCAAGTCCCACTTTCTGCATATCCATCATACTGCAACAGATAAGATTTGCCACGCCATGTCGGTGTGGCAGCTCCGAGCTTTCTGGCCCTAAGTCCTGCTTTCTTGCGGGATATGGACGGAAGGCCGGGGTCGTGGGTGGAAACGCCTCGGCCTCCCGACTTGGAAAGGAGAACAGATATGAAAGACATTCCGCAGATTGCGGACAATTTTGGCAGGCGCTTCCCCTATCTGCGCCTGTCGGTTACGGATGTTTGCAACTTCCGATGTTCGTATTGCTTGCCGGACGGTTACAAAAAAACCGGCTGTGAAAGCTATATGTCCCCAGAGGAAATGTTCCGGCTGGTGACGGCCTTTGCCGGGCTTGGCGCGTGGAAGATCAGGCTGACGGGTGGAGAGCCAACGGTGCGGCCTGATTTCATCGAGATCGCGCGCGGCATTTCAAAAATCCCAGGCATTCAGAATCTGGCCTTCACGACCAATGGATACAGGCTGCCGGAACGGGCGAAGGACTATTTTGATGCGGGGCTGAATGCGATCAATATCAGCATCGACTCTCTTAAGCCGAAGCAGTTTGAACAAATCACAGGCCACAACAGGCTGGACGAAATTCTGGAGGGGATGCAGGAATGCTTCCGCGTCGGATTCAAAACGCTCAAAATAAATGCCGTGCTTCTTAAAGGAATGAATGACGGAGAGATTGACGATTTCATTGATTTCGTAGCGGATAAACCCATATCGGTGCGGTTTATCGAGCTGATGCGTACAGGCGACAACGGCAACTACTTCGCACAACACCATTTGCCTGGCACATACGTCACGGAGCGGCTGCTGCAGCGGGGCTGGAGTTTGAAGCCGCGAGAAGAAGGTGCTGGACCAGCGCAGGAATTTGAAAGCACCGACAGCATGGGCACTATCGGTTTGATAGCGCCGTACTCTAAGGACTTCTGCAAGACCTGTAACCGCCTGCGCGTGTCAGCGAAGGGAAACCTGCATCTGTGCCTATTTGGTGAAGGCGGCTATTCCCTACGTCAGTTGCTGCAATCGGACGATCAGCAGGAAGAGCTTCAGAATAAGATTTTATCTCTCATGAATTTTAAGAAATCGACCCATTTCTTGCATGAGGGAAATACGGGCATCACGCCGCACCTGGCCTCTATCGGCGGTTAAAGACACACACAGGAAAGCACTATGAAGCAAGCGAAAGAAATTTTAAAATTCGAGGTCAGCAACAACCCTAATTTCAAAATGATTGATGTGGGGCGCAAACGTCCGACACGCCGTCGCGCCGTCGCCTGCGGAAAAATCAAAATGAACCGAGAGGCTTTCGAGGCCGTCCGTGATGGGACGTTGCCGAAAGGAAACGTATTGGCTCTGGCTGAAGCGGCCGGCATCATGGGCGCTAAGAAAACGTCCGACCTGATCCCCATGTGCCATACCTTGCCTCTGGATCAGGTCACGATCCATTGCGATTTGAATACTACAGATCACAGCGTTACGGTTTACGCGCAGGCGGCGGCGTTTGCGAAGACGGGCGTTGAAATGGAGGCGTTGACTGGCGTCAATGCCGCTCTATTGACCATTTGGGATTTGACGAAGGGAACAGACCCGAACCTGTCAATCGAGGGTGTACGCCTTCTGGTTAAGACGGGCGGCAAGAGTGGGAACTGGATCAGCTCCGGTGGTATTCCGGCATGGCTGGAAGATCAGTTGCCAAGCGCACAATTTTTGGAGGGTAATAAAGCTGCCGTTCTGGTGATGAGCGACCGTGCGGCGCGTGGCGAATATGCGGATGAGTCCGGCGCCTGCCTTAAAGAGCTTCTTGCGGATGCAGGCGCGGAAATCACGGCTTATGAGGTCGTTCCCGATCACAAAGACAATATTGCACAAGCGATGGTCGATATTTGCAAATCATCGCAGCCGGACATTTTGCTGGCATCTGGCGGTACGGGGCCAGGCCCACGCGATGTGACACCGGAGGTTCTTGCGTCGATCAGCGACAGAATGCTGGACGGGTTGGGCGACATTCTGCGAACGGAAAGCCTGCATTATACCGATACGGCATGGCTGTCGCGCATGACGGCGGGCATGGTCGGCGCGACGCTTGTGATTGCCCTGCCTGGTTCACCGAAGGCGGTTCGGGAATGCTGGGAGGTTCTCTCTCCCTTCCTGTCCGATGCGCTCGAAAAAATAAAGAAACAAGGGTTCGAGGTGAAAAAATGAAAATAGTTGTTCAGCACTATGGGGCATTCAGAAACTTGGGCGACAGTACGTCGCTGGAGATTTCTTTGCCCACGACAATCGGCATCATCCGCACGGCAATGGCGGCGCAACTGGAAGGACAGCATAGTCTTCTAGTGGAAGATTCGGCAATTGCCAACGATACGGATATTCTTCCAGACGCCTACGTTATTGAGGAACCGTGCGCTCTTTCGATCCTCCCTCCGGTTTGCGGAGGTTGATATGACGATCTACGTCCGGGTTACAACAGATGAGCTTAGCCTGGAGGATGCACTTGCGAGGGTAAAAAGCCCCGACCACGGTGCAATCGATCTTTTTGTCGGGGCGGTGCGGAATAATCACAACGACAAAGAGGTTTCAGGCATTACATACGATGCCCATGAAAAACTGGCCGAAAAGTCCTTTACCGATATTTGTCGTGAAGCGATGGGGTTATGGCCGGACACACGTTATGCTGTTCTCCAC
This window contains:
- a CDS encoding NnrS family protein, giving the protein MPKPSNSLFAAPFWGRGFRPFFFLGSLFSILSLSIWGAFYAGLDIAPPTFFLDPVSWHAHEMVYGFSMAIVAGFLLTAVANWTGGAPVRQMHLMFLSVLWIAGRVVMGIDLGLPTWCIAAVEVSFVPVLALSLAIPLLRSWNKRNFVFLTLLMVLFASDVWFFMRDDIAALHVAIMMILMMVSLIGGRIIPAFTVASLRRRGIVAFQTDQSKLDMLALLSLLAITLCLVFAKETPILGIAAAFSCVIHGLRMRHYHTPKAMEEPLLWILHAGYAWLVVGLALLALSGFGIFDIKAVIHALTAGCIGSMILGMICRVTLGHTGRELRIGKLTASSFYAIQLAAIMRVFGPMFAPAYTSEWIIYSAVLWTLCFAAYLVVYVGMLFSPRPDGQEA
- a CDS encoding Crp/Fnr family transcriptional regulator, which gives rise to MNLTSTLKKTSLFHSIDTNTLEQLAAQCHKKSHTKGRDIFAMGDAAESFFVILQGWVKLYRPSRDGDEVIIHVFGPGESFAEAAVFNDSKTYPVNAQAIEDVVLVEVPRNFFVRKIEEDSRFALRMLGAIAARQHYLVQQLEQVTTRTAPQRIGAFLIRFCRKEKQGADGWLVDLPYDKSIISTRLNIKAETFSRALAKLEPYGVAVKDRDIIISDMAKLADFCDLLLQETPC
- the moaA gene encoding GTP 3',8-cyclase MoaA — encoded protein: MKDIPQIADNFGRRFPYLRLSVTDVCNFRCSYCLPDGYKKTGCESYMSPEEMFRLVTAFAGLGAWKIRLTGGEPTVRPDFIEIARGISKIPGIQNLAFTTNGYRLPERAKDYFDAGLNAINISIDSLKPKQFEQITGHNRLDEILEGMQECFRVGFKTLKINAVLLKGMNDGEIDDFIDFVADKPISVRFIELMRTGDNGNYFAQHHLPGTYVTERLLQRGWSLKPREEGAGPAQEFESTDSMGTIGLIAPYSKDFCKTCNRLRVSAKGNLHLCLFGEGGYSLRQLLQSDDQQEELQNKILSLMNFKKSTHFLHEGNTGITPHLASIGG
- a CDS encoding bifunctional molybdenum cofactor biosynthesis protein MoaC/MoaB, giving the protein MKQAKEILKFEVSNNPNFKMIDVGRKRPTRRRAVACGKIKMNREAFEAVRDGTLPKGNVLALAEAAGIMGAKKTSDLIPMCHTLPLDQVTIHCDLNTTDHSVTVYAQAAAFAKTGVEMEALTGVNAALLTIWDLTKGTDPNLSIEGVRLLVKTGGKSGNWISSGGIPAWLEDQLPSAQFLEGNKAAVLVMSDRAARGEYADESGACLKELLADAGAEITAYEVVPDHKDNIAQAMVDICKSSQPDILLASGGTGPGPRDVTPEVLASISDRMLDGLGDILRTESLHYTDTAWLSRMTAGMVGATLVIALPGSPKAVRECWEVLSPFLSDALEKIKKQGFEVKK
- a CDS encoding MoaD/ThiS family protein translates to MKIVVQHYGAFRNLGDSTSLEISLPTTIGIIRTAMAAQLEGQHSLLVEDSAIANDTDILPDAYVIEEPCALSILPPVCGG
- a CDS encoding molybdenum cofactor biosynthesis protein MoaE — encoded protein: MTIYVRVTTDELSLEDALARVKSPDHGAIDLFVGAVRNNHNDKEVSGITYDAHEKLAEKSFTDICREAMGLWPDTRYAVLHYKGELPVGGASIVIAVSSPHRAESFEACRYVIEEIKLRAPIWKREHYLEGKSEWLPGHSLRHDAEYAVEPCCGKCCGGKHG